From a single Sorghum bicolor cultivar BTx623 chromosome 5, Sorghum_bicolor_NCBIv3, whole genome shotgun sequence genomic region:
- the LOC110435676 gene encoding uncharacterized protein LOC110435676: MVLGNRGEALVEEVFQTVVVRLDDEAPPPEVRPPVPHGLDEADELALVGGQRAVTGCHWSAEERDWVALLSQDRPKPDGRRVTFDGEQLGEVRHGEDGGGRDGGFEGRERRRGCVVPGEALLLEERRQRRGKSPVAVDELAVVSRQAEKPADCPHRAGRRPVVDRLHLGWVHGHARRRYDMAEVGDRGRAKRTFGALDEELVVLQFVEDGPKVAEVVSPCPAVNENIIKKYQDEAAEERPEHVIHQGLERRRGVAQPERHHQELVEAVVGAERRLVHILRPHPHLVVPGPKVELGEELGAVELVEELVNHRDRKSVLDGERIERPVVDAETPRPVRLLDEENRR, translated from the coding sequence ATGGTGCTGGGGAATCGTGGCGAGGCGCTGGTCGAGGAGGTATTTCAGACTGTAGTGGTCCGTCTTGACGATGAAGCTCCGCCCCCAGAGGTACGGCCGCCAGTGCCGCACGGCCTGGACGAGGCCGATGAGCTCGCGCTCGTAGGCGGCCAGCGCGCGGTGACGGGGTGCCACTGGTCGGCTGAAGAACGCGACTGGGTGGCCCTCCTGAGTCAGGACCGCCCCAAACCCGACGGTCGACGCGTCACATTCGACGGTGAACAGCTTGGTGAAGTCCGGCATGGCGAGGACGGGGGCGGACGTGACGGCGGCTTTGAGGGCCGCGAACGCCGACGCGGCTGCGTCGTCCCAGGAGAAGCCCTCCTTCTTGAGGAGCGCCGACAGCGGCGCGGCAAGAGCCCCGTAGCCGTGGACGAACTTGCGGTAGTATCCCGCCAGGCCGAGAAACCCGCGGACTGCCCGCACCGAGCGGGGCGCCGGCCAGTCGTGGATCGCCTGCACCTTGGTTGGGTCCATGGCCACGCCCGCCGCCGATATGACATGGCCGAGGTAGGCGACCGAGGGCGCGCCAAAAGAACATTTGGAGCGCTTGACGAAGAGCTGGTGGTGTTGCAGTTCGTCGAGGACGGCCCGAAGGTGGCGGAGGTGGTCAGCCCATGTCCTGCTGTAAATGAGAATATCATCAAAAAATACCAGGACGAAGCGGCGGAGGAACGGCCGGAGCACGTCATTCATCAGGGCCTGGAACGTCGCCGGGGCGTTGCAcagcccgaacgccatcaccaggAACTCGTAGAGGCCGTCGTGGGTGCGGAACGCCGTCTTGTGCACATCCTCCGGCCTCATCCGCACCTGGTGGTACCCGGACCGAAGGTCGAGCTTGGTGAAGAACTTGGCGCCGTGGAGCTCGTCGAGGAGCTCGTCAACCACCGGGATCGGAAAAGCGTCCTTGACGGTGAGCGCATTGAGCGCCCTGTAGTCGACGCAGAAACGCCACGACCCGTCCGGCTTCTTGACGAGGAGAACCGGCGATGA